The following coding sequences lie in one Spea bombifrons isolate aSpeBom1 chromosome 5, aSpeBom1.2.pri, whole genome shotgun sequence genomic window:
- the CAVIN4 gene encoding caveolae-associated protein 4 yields MDHETTAVIDKINRLSVVSEDEESHDSALTIVTVLDKVATIVETVQASQKRIEESHREMENAIKTIQIDLLKLAQAHSNTSYTVSKLLEKTRKVSSNIKDVRSRVDKQCDQVRKVESKQEEMLRKNKFRVVIFQEDIECPTKLTVAKESALDGYLKEKLYPDDLSSDEEYNLPESKTARLKKSGMQRIDNIKKAFSKENMQKTKQNFGKKVTRMRTRIVTPERREKIRQSGERLKQSGERFKKSIAKAAPKKETFKINIKKKEKQTPAEGQEGSKEEDVDSASGNVTVEPISEVTYTEVVTVKKKKKKNGESAELLPQDEERLDSSPEKPLLKLESKLEGDETPLVDIKLST; encoded by the exons ATGGATCACGAAACAACCGCTGTGATAGACAAAATCAATCGTCTGTCAGTGGTTTCTGAAGATGAGGAAAGCCATGACTCTGCATTGACCATTGTTACAGTTCTTGACAAGGTAGCCACCATTGTGGAAACAGTTCAAGCAAGTCAGAAAAGGATTGAGGAGAGTCACAGAGAGATGGAGAATGCAATCAAAACTATTCAGATTGACCTCCTGAAGCTCGCTCAGGCTCACAGCAATACCAGTTACACGGTTAGCAAGCTGCTAGAGAAGACTCGAAAAGTAAGCTCCAACATTAAAGACGTTCGGTCTCGAGTAGATAAACAGTGCGATCAAGTCCGAAAGGTGGAATCCAAGCAAGAGGAGATGCTGAGAAAGAATAAGTTCCGAGTTGTCATTTTCCAG gAGGATATTGAATGTCCAACAAAGCTAACAGTTGCTAAAGAATCAGCATTGGATGggtatttaaaggaaaaattgtACCCTGATGATCTCTCTTCTGATGAGGAATATAACTTGCCAGAGAGCAAGACAGCACGGCTAAAGAAATCCGGTATGCAGCGTATTGACAATATCAAGAAGGCATTCTCAAAAGAAAACATGCAGAAGACCAAACAAAACTTTGGAAAGAAAGTAACTAGGATGCGAACAAGGATAGTGACCCCTGAAAGAAGGGAGAAGATCAGGCAGTCGGGAGAGAGACTGAAACAGTCTGGAGAGAGATTCAAAAAATCCATCGCTAAGGCAGCTCCcaagaaagaaacatttaagatCAACatcaagaagaaagaaaaacagaccCCTGCCGAAGGGCAGGAAGGCAGTAAAGAGGAAGATGTCGATTCAGCATCTGGAAATGTCACAGTTGAACCCATCTCAGAAGTCACCTACACTGAAGTGGTGAccgtgaagaagaagaagaaaaagaacggGGAAAGCGCCGAACTGCTGCCCCAAGATGAAGAGAGGCTTGATTCAAGCCCAGAAAAACCTCTGCTGAAACTGGAATCAAAGTTAGAAGGGGATGAGACTCCCCTTGTTGACATAAAGCTATCAACGTAA